The following coding sequences are from one Xiphophorus couchianus chromosome 22, X_couchianus-1.0, whole genome shotgun sequence window:
- the fbxo9 gene encoding F-box only protein 9 isoform X1, with protein sequence MADENADIGGMLEDEDDSSDDPNLQLELNVFRAQWMSELKPSPGTSDRLQRARGVKRTQDLAREEKATELFLRAVQEEQNGAVYEAIKFYRMAMQLDPDIEFKINYSRPPDADRGGGNYMEDSDTDGEIEDLLTYFEQQLTLESSFPKICTPELEATQTHISALPREILMYIFRWVVSSELDMRALEQLSLVCRGFYISARDPEIWRSACLRVWGRNCTKVVPFKSWREMFLQRPRVRFDGVYISKTSYIRQGEESLDGFYRAWHHVEYYRYLRFFPDGFVLMLTTPEDPLSVVPRLRTRNIRMDSVLLGHFRLSQETDNQTKVFAVVCKKKEDKATEFHRNRFCRRNQAPEAEHAFHVGLHLTSRGRQSFSKLVWIHHSCHITYKLTGETVITTFDLDRMYTPFFFARVKSYTAFSEQPL encoded by the exons ATG GCTGATGAAAATGCTGATATCGGAGGTATGTTagaggatgaagatgacagtTCAGATGATCCAAACCTTCAG CTGGAACTCAATGTCTTCAGAGCTCAGTGGATGTCTGAACTCAAGCCGAGCCCTGGAACGAGTGACCGACTGCAGAGGGCAAGAGGTGTGAAGAGGACTCAAGACCTTGCTCGAGAGGAAAAA GCTACTGAGCTGTTTCTGAGAGCTGTTCAGGAAGAGCAGAATGGGGCTGTCTATGAAG ctaTCAAGTTCTATCGCATGGCTATGCAGCTAGACCCAGACATTGAGTTTAAAATCAACTACAGCCGTCCTCCTGACGCAGACAGAGGTGGAGGAAATTA CATGGAGGACAGTGACACTGATGGGGAGATTGAGGATTTGCTCACCTACTTTGAGCAGCAGCTCACTCTGGAGAGCTCCTTTCCAAAGATCTGCACTCCTGAGCTTGAAGCCACTCAGACGCACATTTCAG CCTTGCCACGGGAAATCCTGATGTACATATTTCGCTGGGTTGTGTCGAGCGAACTGGACATGCGGGCCCTGGAGCAGCTGTCTTTGGTCTGCCGGGGGTTCTATATTTCTGCCAG GGACCCTGAGATTTGGCGTTCTGCTTGCTTAAGAGTTTGGGGACGAAACTGCACCAAAGTAGTGCCCTTCAAGTCCTGGAGGGAAATGTTCCTGCAGAGGCCACGTGTCCGGTTTGATG GTGTCTACATCAGCAAGACATCGTACATCCGTCAAGGGGAGGAGTCCTTGGACGGATTCTACAGAGCTTGGCATCATGTTGAATACTACAG GTACCTCCGGTTCTTCCCAGATGGCTTCGTCCTGATGCTCACCACCCCTGAGGACCCTTTGTCAGTCGTTCCCCGCTTGCGTACGAGAAACATCAG AATGGATTCTGTTCTGCTCGGTCATTTCCGTCTGTCGCAAGAGACGGACAACCAAACCAAAGTCTTTGCTGTCGTCTGCAAGAAAAAGGAggat AAAGCGACCGAGTTTCACAGAAATCGGTTCTGCAGGCGGAACCAGGCTCCTGAGGCTGAGCACGCCTTCCACGTGGGGCTGCATCTGACCTCCAGAGGGCGCCAGAGTTTCAGCAAGCTTGTGTGGATCCACCACTCCTGCCACATCACTTACAA GTTGACTGGGGAAACTGTCATCACAACATTTGACCTCGACAGGATGTACACGCCCTTCTTCTTTGCACGAGTGAAGAGCTACACCGCTTTCTCCGAGCAGCCGCTGTAA
- the fbxo9 gene encoding F-box only protein 9 isoform X2 gives MLEDEDDSSDDPNLQLELNVFRAQWMSELKPSPGTSDRLQRARGVKRTQDLAREEKATELFLRAVQEEQNGAVYEAIKFYRMAMQLDPDIEFKINYSRPPDADRGGGNYMEDSDTDGEIEDLLTYFEQQLTLESSFPKICTPELEATQTHISALPREILMYIFRWVVSSELDMRALEQLSLVCRGFYISARDPEIWRSACLRVWGRNCTKVVPFKSWREMFLQRPRVRFDGVYISKTSYIRQGEESLDGFYRAWHHVEYYRYLRFFPDGFVLMLTTPEDPLSVVPRLRTRNIRMDSVLLGHFRLSQETDNQTKVFAVVCKKKEDKATEFHRNRFCRRNQAPEAEHAFHVGLHLTSRGRQSFSKLVWIHHSCHITYKLTGETVITTFDLDRMYTPFFFARVKSYTAFSEQPL, from the exons ATGTTagaggatgaagatgacagtTCAGATGATCCAAACCTTCAG CTGGAACTCAATGTCTTCAGAGCTCAGTGGATGTCTGAACTCAAGCCGAGCCCTGGAACGAGTGACCGACTGCAGAGGGCAAGAGGTGTGAAGAGGACTCAAGACCTTGCTCGAGAGGAAAAA GCTACTGAGCTGTTTCTGAGAGCTGTTCAGGAAGAGCAGAATGGGGCTGTCTATGAAG ctaTCAAGTTCTATCGCATGGCTATGCAGCTAGACCCAGACATTGAGTTTAAAATCAACTACAGCCGTCCTCCTGACGCAGACAGAGGTGGAGGAAATTA CATGGAGGACAGTGACACTGATGGGGAGATTGAGGATTTGCTCACCTACTTTGAGCAGCAGCTCACTCTGGAGAGCTCCTTTCCAAAGATCTGCACTCCTGAGCTTGAAGCCACTCAGACGCACATTTCAG CCTTGCCACGGGAAATCCTGATGTACATATTTCGCTGGGTTGTGTCGAGCGAACTGGACATGCGGGCCCTGGAGCAGCTGTCTTTGGTCTGCCGGGGGTTCTATATTTCTGCCAG GGACCCTGAGATTTGGCGTTCTGCTTGCTTAAGAGTTTGGGGACGAAACTGCACCAAAGTAGTGCCCTTCAAGTCCTGGAGGGAAATGTTCCTGCAGAGGCCACGTGTCCGGTTTGATG GTGTCTACATCAGCAAGACATCGTACATCCGTCAAGGGGAGGAGTCCTTGGACGGATTCTACAGAGCTTGGCATCATGTTGAATACTACAG GTACCTCCGGTTCTTCCCAGATGGCTTCGTCCTGATGCTCACCACCCCTGAGGACCCTTTGTCAGTCGTTCCCCGCTTGCGTACGAGAAACATCAG AATGGATTCTGTTCTGCTCGGTCATTTCCGTCTGTCGCAAGAGACGGACAACCAAACCAAAGTCTTTGCTGTCGTCTGCAAGAAAAAGGAggat AAAGCGACCGAGTTTCACAGAAATCGGTTCTGCAGGCGGAACCAGGCTCCTGAGGCTGAGCACGCCTTCCACGTGGGGCTGCATCTGACCTCCAGAGGGCGCCAGAGTTTCAGCAAGCTTGTGTGGATCCACCACTCCTGCCACATCACTTACAA GTTGACTGGGGAAACTGTCATCACAACATTTGACCTCGACAGGATGTACACGCCCTTCTTCTTTGCACGAGTGAAGAGCTACACCGCTTTCTCCGAGCAGCCGCTGTAA